In Caldisericaceae bacterium, the sequence AAAATTAATCTTTAATTAGATTATCCAAGTGTAATTTCTTTTGCTTTCTTACCTACTTCAACTTTTGGGAGAGTTATTTCAAGCACTCCATTCTCGAATTTAGCTTGAGCCTTTTCGGGATCAATTTCAGCAGGAAGAGGAATTGTTCTATAGAAGTTTCCATAAACACGCTCTTCAATGAAGTAATTCTCTTCTTTTTCTTTATGTTCTTTCTTTAGTTCACCAGAAATTGTCACTTTATCAACTTCTATTTTTATTTTAACATCTTTTTTATCTACGCCAGGGAGGTCTGTTTTTACAATAATCTCGGCGTCTTTTTCAATAACATCGGCAGAAGGAACAAAGGATAAACTATAAGTTGCAGGTTCAATTTCTCCACCATGTCGTGGATGTGCTAGCATTGGTCTTGTGCCTCTCCAAAAAGAAGAGAAAATTTCATCAATTTCTCTTTCAAGTTTTTTAATTTCTTCAAATGGATCATAAGTTTTTGCCATATCTATCACCTCCGCTAAGTAAATTATATATAATTTTTTATGTATGTCAATATCCTATTGGTATTTTTAGAAAAATTTTACATTTTTTTGTTGGGTTAATTGCTTCCGTTTTAGAGAGGATGAAGTCCTTAAATAAGTTTGGATGGAACTCCCTCGATATTCTACCGTTTTCCCGTCTCATCCAGAACCCCTTTTTTCTTGTCATCCTGAACCCCTTTTTCTTTGTCATCCTGAGCTACTTTTTTCTTTGTCATCCTGAGCGATAGCGAAGGATCTCATTCTTTTGGGGAGTATCGAGGAGGCTATTCCACTCCCTTGAATGTAAAACGATGGGATTCTTCGTAGGCAAAAATGCAACTCGTCAGAATGACACCATAAAGACAAAAATGCGCCTCGTGAGAATAATCAAGAGGACCTCACCCCAGAAATAACTATTTATGATTTGCTTTGCATTTTAAAACCCTCACAGTAAACTTTAAAAATACAAACCTAAAAATTCATATTTTTTTCATATTCAAGTATTAAAATTAAATGGAGGTGAAAAAATGGAAATAAAAACCATTAAACTACTTGGTGGTATTGGTGTGCTACTTGCAATCCTAAGTACAATTCCTGCAGGTGGCTTCGTATTTGGTTTAACTGGGTTGGTTCTTGTTTTTATTGCAATGTTAGAATTATCAAAGAAGACAAACAATAAAAAGATATACGATAATTTTTTTGTTAGTTTTATTCTTAGTATTGTAGGAAGTGTTTTAGGGGGGATTGCGCTTGTTTCTACTTTTATTCTAAGAGAAATCAGATTTTTTAGAAACGGGAGCTTTTATTGGAATTATTTTGATAGAGACATGGGATTTTCCCCAAAAGAACCCTTCTTAATGCAAAGAAAATGGGATACATTTAACAACCTATCAGTCGGTGCAATAGTTGCCATTGTAATTTTTGCTTTAGTTATTTATGGTATTTTAGTAGCAAGGGCATATTTTCTTAAAAAATCATACGAAGAGGTTGCAAAAGAAACCCAAGTTGAATACTTTAAAACTTCAGGAAACTTTATTTTTATTGGGTCAATTCTTTCAATTTTACTTGTTGGATTTATAGTATACTTCATAGGATATATTTTTGAGATTGTTGCTTTCTTCTCACTGAAAGAAGATTTAAAT encodes:
- a CDS encoding Hsp20/alpha crystallin family protein, translating into MAKTYDPFEEIKKLEREIDEIFSSFWRGTRPMLAHPRHGGEIEPATYSLSFVPSADVIEKDAEIIVKTDLPGVDKKDVKIKIEVDKVTISGELKKEHKEKEENYFIEERVYGNFYRTIPLPAEIDPEKAQAKFENGVLEITLPKVEVGKKAKEITLG
- a CDS encoding DUF996 domain-containing protein, translated to MEIKTIKLLGGIGVLLAILSTIPAGGFVFGLTGLVLVFIAMLELSKKTNNKKIYDNFFVSFILSIVGSVLGGIALVSTFILREIRFFRNGSFYWNYFDRDMGFSPKEPFLMQRKWDTFNNLSVGAIVAIVIFALVIYGILVARAYFLKKSYEEVAKETQVEYFKTSGNFIFIGSILSILLVGFIVYFIGYIFEIVAFFSLKEDLN